In Deinococcus sedimenti, a single genomic region encodes these proteins:
- a CDS encoding BTAD domain-containing putative transcriptional regulator → MTSSSFPRPGRFEVTRPALLTRLADALNAQVILLAAPSGYGKSSLLAQYARSTPRAAVWCRLTEAHVDPLNVATLIARAAHTYIGAAEHLTSPDPRTPESALIDALAQALLDANVNLDLIVDPVEDDHVARWLIQLALALGEGHRVLISRYSADGLRLARAVADGRAVILDAADLSFTPPETASLLEARGVTLTGETLERLQGWPAGLALAAAGSQRHVSTDDLVRDCLDSLPAELRRALPEAAALDIWCEDDARQIGAQLPPGWLTHVQRAGLPLQPLGAQQFQPHRLLRDLLDQDLRRTPHRWQQLTLAAAALAEERGETRRAARLYAEAQAPEDFLRLAAPLASQFRGRGEHQLTRQLLELVPAEQLPPEQQARLAWAQIETGDSTRGEASLHALRRAGQLPPAGLASLAMLAGRRGDTEDQYRYAREGLNRLTPGEIEPALLWPLVYAALKRGEPDDAQGAAEMFMTWARAQGDQVRLAEAWQLQAVCCRAARDVAGLAAALREARRIYDHLGWAIRAAMISLEEAELAAQSGDLPGTRRALERVPAGLDHGLHLLHARAGLLRAALAWWDADYDAALSALDDAEGHALAGQLRTQQEDVRLRRADTLLSQARRSEAHHVLDGVHPTDPARGAYRALLAALLMPGQPTPALPADPWPDAGLTLRLHALHVRHTPAQATPLQSHPLWPHLPSAERPPLSAPPTVPAPVASAAPRLTITALGDLSVRLDGHAVPIALAKSRELLVWLALHGSGTRDEIVTALWDGSAEERHVEYFRVAVRRLRGALKAALNTDPDPLPYREGRYRLGDHLDVILDARPDQPVPEDPVNLARQAQLFSQPFMPGSEGDWIQELRDRCQLRSAQLGLALAATPGADAPAAFRQVLQVDPWSDAAHQGLIRSLLHAERRAEAEQALRIYAAVLRDEFGTTPPADFLHDVGRRGLT, encoded by the coding sequence ATGACGTCTTCTTCTTTTCCGCGCCCCGGCCGGTTCGAGGTCACGCGGCCCGCCCTGCTCACCCGTCTGGCCGACGCCCTCAACGCGCAGGTGATCCTGCTTGCCGCCCCGTCCGGGTACGGTAAATCCAGCCTGCTGGCCCAGTACGCCCGCAGCACTCCCCGAGCCGCCGTGTGGTGCCGCCTCACCGAGGCGCACGTCGATCCCCTGAACGTCGCCACGCTCATCGCGCGCGCCGCGCACACCTACATCGGCGCTGCCGAGCACCTCACCTCGCCCGATCCCCGCACGCCCGAATCCGCCCTGATTGACGCTCTGGCGCAGGCCCTGCTGGACGCGAACGTGAACCTCGATCTGATTGTCGACCCGGTCGAGGACGACCACGTGGCCCGCTGGCTGATCCAGCTGGCCCTGGCCCTCGGCGAAGGTCACCGCGTCCTGATCAGCCGCTACAGCGCCGACGGCCTGCGCCTGGCCCGCGCGGTTGCTGACGGCCGGGCCGTGATCCTCGACGCGGCTGACCTGAGTTTCACCCCTCCCGAGACCGCCAGCCTGCTTGAGGCGCGTGGCGTGACCCTCACGGGCGAGACTCTCGAGCGTCTGCAGGGCTGGCCGGCCGGTCTGGCGCTGGCCGCGGCCGGCAGCCAGCGGCACGTCAGCACAGACGATCTGGTCCGCGACTGCCTGGACAGCCTGCCGGCCGAACTTCGCCGCGCGCTGCCTGAGGCGGCCGCACTGGACATCTGGTGTGAAGACGACGCCCGCCAGATCGGCGCGCAACTGCCCCCCGGCTGGCTGACCCACGTGCAGCGCGCCGGTCTGCCCCTGCAGCCCCTGGGGGCCCAGCAGTTTCAGCCCCACCGTCTGCTGCGCGACCTGCTCGACCAGGACCTGCGGCGCACCCCGCACCGCTGGCAGCAGTTGACCCTGGCGGCCGCCGCGCTGGCCGAAGAACGCGGCGAGACGCGCCGCGCCGCCCGCCTGTACGCCGAAGCGCAGGCTCCGGAGGACTTTCTGCGCCTGGCCGCGCCACTGGCCAGCCAGTTCCGCGGACGCGGCGAGCACCAGTTGACCCGGCAACTGCTGGAACTCGTCCCGGCCGAGCAGCTCCCGCCCGAACAGCAGGCGCGGCTGGCCTGGGCGCAGATCGAGACGGGTGATTCCACACGGGGCGAGGCGTCCCTGCACGCCCTGCGCCGCGCCGGGCAGCTGCCCCCGGCCGGCCTGGCGTCCCTGGCCATGCTGGCTGGCCGCCGCGGCGACACCGAAGACCAGTACCGCTACGCCCGCGAGGGCCTGAACCGCCTGACACCGGGTGAGATCGAACCGGCCCTGCTGTGGCCCCTGGTGTACGCCGCGCTGAAACGTGGCGAGCCCGACGACGCGCAGGGCGCCGCCGAAATGTTCATGACCTGGGCGCGCGCGCAGGGGGATCAGGTGCGCCTGGCAGAAGCGTGGCAGTTGCAGGCCGTGTGCTGCCGCGCCGCGCGGGACGTCGCTGGTCTGGCCGCCGCCCTGCGTGAAGCGCGCCGCATCTACGATCACCTGGGCTGGGCGATCCGGGCGGCCATGATCTCCCTGGAAGAAGCGGAACTGGCTGCACAGTCCGGAGATCTGCCCGGCACGCGCCGCGCCCTCGAGCGGGTGCCCGCCGGGCTGGATCACGGCCTGCACCTCCTGCATGCCCGCGCGGGGCTGCTGCGCGCCGCGCTGGCGTGGTGGGACGCAGATTACGACGCCGCCCTGAGCGCCCTGGACGACGCGGAGGGGCACGCCCTGGCCGGGCAGCTGCGCACGCAGCAGGAGGACGTGCGGCTCAGGCGCGCCGACACCCTGCTCAGTCAGGCGCGCCGGAGCGAAGCGCACCACGTTCTGGACGGTGTGCACCCCACCGACCCGGCCCGGGGCGCGTACCGGGCGCTACTGGCGGCCCTGCTCATGCCCGGCCAGCCCACCCCGGCCCTGCCGGCCGACCCCTGGCCGGACGCCGGCCTCACCCTGCGCCTGCATGCATTGCACGTCCGTCACACCCCGGCCCAGGCCACACCGTTGCAGAGCCACCCCCTGTGGCCTCACCTGCCGTCCGCGGAGCGTCCCCCCCTGAGCGCCCCCCCCACCGTGCCCGCGCCGGTCGCGTCCGCCGCCCCCCGACTCACGATCACGGCGCTGGGTGACCTGAGCGTCCGGCTGGACGGTCACGCTGTGCCCATCGCACTGGCCAAATCCCGCGAACTGCTGGTGTGGCTGGCCCTGCACGGCTCAGGCACCCGCGACGAGATTGTGACTGCCCTGTGGGACGGCTCGGCTGAGGAACGCCACGTGGAGTACTTCCGCGTGGCCGTGCGGCGCCTGCGCGGCGCGCTGAAAGCGGCGCTGAACACGGATCCGGATCCACTGCCCTACCGGGAGGGCCGGTACCGCCTGGGCGACCATCTGGACGTGATCCTGGACGCCCGCCCGGATCAGCCGGTTCCGGAAGACCCGGTGAACCTAGCCCGTCAGGCCCAGCTGTTCTCCCAGCCGTTCATGCCCGGCAGCGAAGGCGACTGGATTCAGGAGTTGCGTGACCGCTGCCAGTTGCGCTCCGCTCAGCTGGGCCTGGCGCTGGCCGCCACGCCCGGCGCGGACGCTCCCGCTGCCTTCCGGCAGGTGCTGCAGGTTGACCCGTGGTCCGACGCCGCCCATCAGGGCCTGATCCGTTCACTACTGCACGCCGAGCGTCGCGCCGAGGCGGAACAGGCCCTGCGGATCTACGCGGCAGTGCTGCGTGACGAGTTCGGTACTACGCCCCCAGCGGACTTTCTGCACGATGTGGGGAGGCGCGGTCTGACATGA